The following are encoded in a window of Stigmatella erecta genomic DNA:
- a CDS encoding amino acid ABC transporter ATP-binding protein codes for MIKLENVNKWYGDYHALADITEEVAQGEVVVVCGPSGSGKSTLIRTVNRLEPIQKGRILVDGQDIYGQGIDVNALRSRIGFVFQQFNLFPHLTALENCTLAPIHIRKLPQQEANALAMSLLDRVGLAHKASAYPAQLSGGQQQRVAIARALAMKPPVMLFDEPTSSLDPEMVGEVLQAMKGLARDGMTMVVVTHEMGFARDVCHRVLFMDEGRVLERATPERFFSRPEHPRAQKFLADVLSPWQGAPGAGA; via the coding sequence ATGATCAAGCTCGAGAACGTCAACAAGTGGTACGGCGACTATCACGCCCTGGCCGACATCACGGAAGAGGTCGCTCAGGGTGAGGTGGTGGTCGTGTGCGGCCCCAGTGGCTCCGGCAAGTCCACGCTGATCCGTACGGTCAACCGGCTGGAGCCGATCCAGAAGGGCCGCATCCTGGTGGATGGCCAGGACATCTACGGCCAGGGCATCGACGTCAACGCGCTGCGGAGCCGCATCGGTTTCGTCTTTCAGCAGTTCAACCTGTTTCCCCACCTCACCGCGCTGGAGAACTGCACGCTGGCGCCGATCCACATCCGCAAGCTTCCGCAGCAAGAGGCGAACGCGCTGGCGATGTCGCTGCTGGACCGTGTCGGGCTCGCGCACAAGGCGTCCGCCTACCCCGCGCAGCTCTCCGGGGGACAGCAACAGCGGGTGGCGATCGCCCGGGCGCTCGCGATGAAGCCGCCGGTGATGCTGTTCGATGAGCCCACCAGCTCGCTCGACCCCGAGATGGTCGGTGAGGTGCTGCAGGCGATGAAGGGGCTGGCGCGCGATGGCATGACCATGGTGGTCGTCACGCACGAGATGGGGTTCGCCCGGGACGTGTGCCACCGCGTGCTGTTCATGGACGAGGGCCGCGTCCTGGAGCGCGCCACGCCGGAGCGTTTCTTCAGCCGGCCGGAACACCCACGTGCGCAGAAGTTCCTGGCCGACGTGCTGTCTCCCTGGCAGGGCGCACCTGGCGCAGGCGCCTGA
- a CDS encoding dihydrofolate reductase family protein, with product MRALRPRHAQAATQRRTTLGKLTFGMMTSLDGYINDAEGKFDWGQISEEVHRFAEKEQANTGTTIYGRRMFETMAVWDTLAEDPSVSQAERDFAVIWQNTDKIVVSRSLPEVKTARTRLVRELSAGDIGKLKAESAKDINVAGPTLAASYLQQGLIDEISIYYIPVVVGGGTPMFQNIGATVRLKRLDERAFENGVTFVRYAVRKSG from the coding sequence GTGAGGGCCCTGCGGCCCCGGCATGCTCAAGCGGCAACCCAGAGGAGAACCACCCTGGGGAAGCTCACGTTCGGGATGATGACCTCGCTCGACGGCTACATCAACGACGCCGAGGGCAAGTTCGACTGGGGCCAGATCAGCGAGGAGGTGCACCGCTTCGCCGAGAAGGAGCAGGCGAATACTGGCACGACGATCTACGGCCGCCGCATGTTCGAGACGATGGCGGTGTGGGACACGCTTGCCGAAGATCCGAGCGTCAGTCAGGCCGAGCGCGACTTCGCTGTCATCTGGCAGAACACCGACAAGATCGTGGTCTCCCGCTCACTTCCAGAGGTGAAGACGGCGCGGACGCGGCTCGTCCGCGAGCTGAGCGCCGGCGACATCGGCAAGCTCAAGGCGGAGTCGGCCAAGGACATCAACGTGGCTGGACCGACGCTCGCCGCCAGTTACCTCCAGCAGGGACTCATCGACGAGATCTCGATTTACTACATCCCCGTCGTCGTCGGAGGCGGGACGCCGATGTTTCAGAACATCGGCGCGACGGTCAGGCTGAAGCGGCTCGACGAGCGCGCATTTGAGAACGGCGTCACCTTCGTGCGCTATGCAGTGCGCAAGTCAGGGTGA
- a CDS encoding amino acid ABC transporter permease: MWEILQTYWLYYLIGQYPEGPLGGLALTLVLAALALVLAFPVGVVLALCRLSPYRLLRWPVTAVVYVVRGTPLLMVVFWAYFLLPSLTGQTTSQFNTMLAALVIFDGAYLAEIIRAGIQGIPKGQMESARSLGFGYLRAMRLVILPQALRNMLPSLVNQFVSTIKETSLGYIISLGEVSFVATQINTQLLTRPAEVYLLLGLTYFVLCFSLSRFAFWLERRLAARGSHPGTR, encoded by the coding sequence ATGTGGGAGATCCTCCAGACCTACTGGCTGTACTACCTGATCGGACAGTATCCGGAAGGTCCGCTCGGAGGCCTCGCGCTGACGCTGGTGCTGGCCGCGCTCGCCCTGGTGCTGGCCTTTCCGGTCGGTGTCGTGCTCGCGCTGTGCCGGCTCTCTCCCTACCGCCTCCTGCGCTGGCCGGTGACCGCCGTGGTGTACGTGGTGCGCGGCACACCGCTGCTGATGGTGGTGTTCTGGGCCTACTTCCTGCTGCCGTCGCTCACCGGGCAGACGACCAGCCAGTTCAACACCATGCTGGCGGCGCTGGTGATCTTCGATGGCGCCTACCTCGCGGAGATCATCCGCGCCGGCATCCAGGGCATCCCGAAAGGCCAGATGGAGAGCGCCCGCTCGCTCGGGTTCGGCTACCTGCGGGCCATGCGGCTGGTGATCCTCCCGCAGGCGCTCCGCAACATGCTGCCCTCGCTGGTCAACCAGTTCGTGTCGACCATCAAGGAGACCTCGCTCGGCTACATCATCAGCCTCGGCGAGGTGTCCTTCGTCGCGACCCAGATCAACACCCAGCTGTTGACCCGGCCCGCCGAGGTCTACCTGCTGCTGGGGCTCACCTATTTCGTGCTGTGCTTCAGCCTGTCGCGCTTCGCCTTCTGGCTGGAGCGGAGGCTGGCCGCGCGCGGCTCGCACCCGGGAACGCGATGA